TGGTCAGCAAAGACACTTAAGTTAATAGAAAATGTTTTTTATCTAACATTTTATGATATCTTCATAATCTTGAGGTGTCATACCAATAAAATCTTTGAAGACTTTAAAGAAATACGTATAATTATTAAATCCCACCTTCTTAACAATATCCTTCAGTTTGTAATCACCACTCTCAATTAACTGTTTTGCATGTTCCACTCGGATATAGTTGAGGTATTCATTAAACCCCTTATTACAATCTTTTTTGAATACCCGGCTTAAATATGAACTGCTGATGCCTATGTAATCTGCAGCATCGTTTAAAGATATGTTATTCCCATAATTTCTTTGAATAAATTCCAAAGCTTTTTTAGTTGTTTCTGAATAGCTTGGATCAATATTTGAAACTTCAATGAGTTTGAACAGCTTATCGTATATACCTATTATCCATTGCTTTACGTCTTCAATAGTTTCATATTTCTTCATTTCATCATACGGAATGTCTTCATTTTGGTATATTGATTTGATATCTATCCCCGATTCTCTTGCCACTTTATTTACGATATTAATAAGCTCTGCACATATCATCTTGATAGACCTTTGACTCACTTTGCAAACTAATAGATTATCGAATATCTTTTTAATGCAATTTTCAAGGCTCTGTTTATCAAGGGTCTTTAATGATGATACTATCGTTTTTTCATCTTCTACTTCAAGATTCAATATTTCTTTTTCAGTTTCACTCTTTATTTCGCCTTGAATAACTATATTTTTCCCTTTATAAAATTTACCTTCCAAAGCTTCTACTGCTTTTTTATAATATCTATGTAAATCTTGAATGCTGTCAAAAGTATTACTTATGCTAAAGCAAGCTGTAATATTCAAATATCTTTTAATACTTGTTCTTATTCTGTTTATAGCTGTCATAATGTAATCATGTATCTGAAGATCGCTCCGCATATTGCCAAGCGAAAAAATGATTATGAACCTCTCATTTTCAATATTGGATATAACTGATTTGCCCATATCCTTTAATATTTCTGTTGATATATCCATAAAAGATGAAATGAGTTTGATCATGCCTTTAGCCTGAAGCTTCTCTTGTAAAAAAAGAAAATCATCAATTTCAACAACTACTACAACCAGGTTATTTAATTCAAGGTCTATATTTAACTCATCTATCTTCTGTTTGATTTCATCTATTTCATCAATCCCACCCAGCGCAAGCTGGTAAATAAACTCTTTCACCATAACATTTCTGCTATTCATAATCTGCTTTTGCAGCCTGCATTTATTTTCGTTTTCTTCTTTATCATGAATAATTAAATGTCGAGCTATGTTTAATACATTTAATAATGTTCCTGCATCCAGTTTATGTTTCAGTATATAATCAATAGCCCCATTCTTCATGCTCTGCCTGATAAAATCGTATTCATCATATCCACTTAACGCTATCACCTTAATATTCGAAAAATTCTCCACTATGTAGTCGATAAGCTCAATTCCATTCATTACAGGCATGCTCATATCGGTAATTACTATATCAGGCATTGAATCTCTTATAATTTGAATAGCAACTTCCCCATTTGCAGCCTCTCCACATATTTCAAAGCCATTTTGGTTCCAATCTATCATTGTTTTTATATTTGTACGGGCGATAGAGTCATCATCTACGATTAATACTTTAATCACAACAAAATCCACCTTTCACATAACGATAGGAATTGTTATTTCTACAGTTGTGAAAAGATTTTCTACACTCTGTATGTCCAAGCCGTATTCTTCGCCAAAATACATCTTGATTCTTTCGTTAACATTAAAGATTCCTATTCCGCTAAAGCTGGATTTGTCATTATTTCCTTCACGCGTTAATATATTAGCCAGTTTATCTTCTGGAATCCCTACGCCATTATCTGTAACCGTGATTTTTATAGTATTGTCATACATAAAACCTTTTATAACAACTATTCCCTGACCTTCCATAGGTCCAATTCCATGTATTAGGGAGTTCTCAACTATAGGCTGAAGGGTAAATTTGGGGATTTTATAATTCAGTATCCTTTCTTCTATTTCATAATTAACCTTAAATTTATTGAAATATCTGTATTCTTGTAAATTGACATAGTCTTCTATATATTCAAGCTCTTCACGTATGCTTATCAGCGTATTTCCTTTACCCATATTTGCATGTAAAAGATTTATAAGCGATGTTATAATACTCTCAATATTATCGGCATTTTGCAAACCTGCAAGCCATTTAACAGTATTCAATGCATTTGAAAGAAAATGTGGATTTATTTGAGCCTGCAAGGCTTTTAGTTCAGCGTCGCGTTTCTGCCTTTCCTTATACTTTACATCATCCATTAATTGCTTTACTTTATCCAGCATTATGTTGAAGTTTTGAGTAACTTCTCCTATCTCATCCTTACTATCATCCTTAATACTTATAGAAAGATTTCCTTTTTTAGCTTCATTCATTGAAATTATTAACTTTTTTAAAGGCATCGAAATACTTCTTGAAAACACGTAAGACAATATAACCGCCAACACAAGGCATGCCAAACTAAGCAGCAGTATATTTATACCAATCTTCTTCGATTCTGAATTAAGATATGAATATGGTATCGTACTCACGACATACCAATCAGTACCCTCAATAGGAGCAAACGCTACTAAAAAACGATGATTGTCCATTTTAAAGTCGAAAGATCTATTTTCTTGCTTTTGGTTTTCAATTACGGACGTTAGCAATGCGTTGTTTTTATATGGTTTGGATACCTCAATATCTGATTTACTGCTGGAAACTACCGTACCTTTTGAATTAATGATAAATATGTGCCCGCCTTGCCCTATATCAAGATTCTTATATATACTTGAAAAATATCTTTCATTTATTCTAATTATCAGATAACCTATTATGTCTCCACTGTTCAACGACTTTACTG
This DNA window, taken from [Clostridium] cellulosi, encodes the following:
- a CDS encoding integral membrane sensor signal transduction histidine kinase (High confidence in function and specificity), whose amino-acid sequence is MNLHNLLSKQILKLGKLFRNIKIQYRLLLLFFILSLIPLLITSIFSYKSSSDAIKEKINTYSVQAMDQVGENIQRDIQRLENDSVDIEFSDIVQHILLNYNNMSLWQISKTQYDMKEMLAKKFSYLHDVSDVLLYTNNKDKIIAYGDYNFEFKLKKNFLDTYISELYKSAGRPIWTPISKGDEEYQVNFATEDAVLNKGNGVLIGRAVKSLNSGDIIGYLIIRINERYFSSIYKNLDIGQGGHIFIINSKGTVVSSSKSDIEVSKPYKNNALLTSVIENQKQENRSFDFKMDNHRFLVAFAPIEGTDWYVVSTIPYSYLNSESKKIGINILLLSLACLVLAVILSYVFSRSISMPLKKLIISMNEAKKGNLSISIKDDSKDEIGEVTQNFNIMLDKVKQLMDDVKYKERQKRDAELKALQAQINPHFLSNALNTVKWLAGLQNADNIESIITSLINLLHANMGKGNTLISIREELEYIEDYVNLQEYRYFNKFKVNYEIEERILNYKIPKFTLQPIVENSLIHGIGPMEGQGIVVIKGFMYDNTIKITVTDNGVGIPEDKLANILTREGNNDKSSFSGIGIFNVNERIKMYFGEEYGLDIQSVENLFTTVEITIPIVM
- a CDS encoding two component transcriptional regulator, AraC family (High confidence in function and specificity), whose amino-acid sequence is MIKVLIVDDDSIARTNIKTMIDWNQNGFEICGEAANGEVAIQIIRDSMPDIVITDMSMPVMNGIELIDYIVENFSNIKVIALSGYDEYDFIRQSMKNGAIDYILKHKLDAGTLLNVLNIARHLIIHDKEENENKCRLQKQIMNSRNVMVKEFIYQLALGGIDEIDEIKQKIDELNIDLELNNLVVVVVEIDDFLFLQEKLQAKGMIKLISSFMDISTEILKDMGKSVISNIENERFIIIFSLGNMRSDLQIHDYIMTAINRIRTSIKRYLNITACFSISNTFDSIQDLHRYYKKAVEALEGKFYKGKNIVIQGEIKSETEKEILNLEVEDEKTIVSSLKTLDKQSLENCIKKIFDNLLVCKVSQRSIKMICAELINIVNKVARESGIDIKSIYQNEDIPYDEMKKYETIEDVKQWIIGIYDKLFKLIEVSNIDPSYSETTKKALEFIQRNYGNNISLNDAADYIGISSSYLSRVFKKDCNKGFNEYLNYIRVEHAKQLIESGDYKLKDIVKKVGFNNYTYFFKVFKDFIGMTPQDYEDIIKC